A stretch of Ipomoea triloba cultivar NCNSP0323 chromosome 11, ASM357664v1 DNA encodes these proteins:
- the LOC115996478 gene encoding uncharacterized protein LOC115996478, with the protein MSKLTEAKKKSRWSTWEELLLAFAVKRHGLKDWESVAMEVRNRTSLPDLLTAQVCREKYRDLHRRFMNSEELAVDVDAGGGGAVDIPWLEKLRQLRVTELKQEVHRYDLSIQSLQLKVKRMEEERDHSLKESQNDAVKPDLEEDRKEKRSENDEKNGEGETPEKASGKSVSVTESDHENRSFNESNSTENRGTEEKAEPLSIEGGETKPDPQTKPVGEEDSCNDSSDRREESNRTQDRKSENELAAETRDSVGASKDSSDVQSTASLTKKRRKRADLTGGGGGNAATVAAAASPATATKRESAVKSEPFVGLLDIIRSRKHASMFERRLDSQKTERYKSMIRRHVDFGTVQARIDDGFYSGCPMSFYLDLLLLFNNAIVFFPKSSPEWRAAQQLRDIVTKELRNYRSEQPSSAKVEPEQPKLERPDNSLVVKQKSTAPIVVCRKRSSFSGKAAGSGNKQENEKPPLNPKTAGNKSSPSTPPEDDDSSKKMKPNEKPVTGVRSMRRTTKGRPAANAASQSTNVKKSGGTTANKPEASKMEEETSSIDKKRGAADFLKRIKKNSATKETLEDNSSSKRVQQKRKAGTEEKRAPPPPVKEAKVVENSPSKRSVGRPAKRGREAATSPPAGKRGKETNSTSKEGSSKRPQKRSRR; encoded by the exons ATGTCGAAGCTAACGGAGGCGAAGAAGAAGAGCAGATGGAGTACGTGGGAAGAGCTGTTGTTGGCGTTTGCTGTGAAGCGGCACGGGCTCAAGGACTGGGAGTCTGTGGCCATGGAGGTCCGGAATCGGACCTCCTTGCCTGACCTACTCACTGCTCAGGTTTGCAGAGAGAAATACCGCGACCTCCATCGCCGCTTCATGAACAGCGAGGAATTGGCGGTAGATGTGgacgccggcggcggcggcgccgtgGATATTCCGTGGCTCGAGAAGTTGAGGCAGCTCCGTGTTACGGAGCTCAAACAAGAGGTCCATCGCTACGATCTCTCGATCCA GTCGCTGCAGCTGAAAGTGAAGCGGATGGAGGAGGAAAGGGACCACAGTTTAAAGGAGAGCCAAAACGACGCCGTGAAACCAGATCTGGAAGAGGATAGAAAGGAAAAGAGATCGGAAAACGATGAGAAAAACGGAGAAGGAGAGACGCCGGAGAAGGCATCCGGAAAATCCGTTTCTGTTACCGAGTCCGACCACGAGAACCGGTCCTTCAACGAGTCGAATTCGACGGAGAATAGGGGAACAGAAGAGAAGGCTGAACCGTTATCGATCGAAGGAGGAGAGACTAAACCGGATCCGCAAACGAAGCCGGTCGGGGAGGAGGACTCCTGCAACGATAGCTCCGATAGACGCGAAGAGTCGAACCGGACTCAGGACAGGAAATCCGAAAACGAGTTGGCGGCAGAGACGCGCGACTCCGTAGGCGCGTCGAAGGACAGCAGCGACGTTCAAAGCACCGCGAGTTTGACTAAGAAGCGGCGGAAACGAGCGGACCTCACCGGCGGAGGTGGAGGAAATGCGGCGACCGTAGCGGCGGCGGCATCTCCCGCCACAGCAACAAAACGGGAGAGCGCGGTGAAATCGGAGCCGTTTGTTGGGTTGTTAGATATTATCAGATCGCGTAAACATGCCTCAATGTTCGAACGCCGGCTCGATAGTCAG AAAACAGAGAGGTACAAGAGCATGATCCGGAGACACGTGGACTTTGGAACGGTTCAAGCCCGGATTGACGATGGATTCTATTCGGGTTGCCCCATGAGTTTCTACTTGGATCTCTTACTACTGTTCAACAATGCCATCGTCTTCTTCCCCAAGTCATCTCCGGAGTGGAGAGCAGCCCAGCAACTCCGCGACATTGTCACGAAAGAGCTAAGGAATTACAGATCCGAACAGCCATCATCGGCGAAGGTTGAGCCCGAGCAACCTAAACTGGAAAGACCAGATAATTCTTTGGTTGTGAAACAGAAATCTACGGCCCCAATCGTTGTCTGTCGCAAGAGAAGCTCCTTTTCAGGCAAAGCTGCCGGGTCTGGTAACAAGCAGGAAAACGAGAAGCCCCCTCTCAACCCGAAGACGGCCGGTAACAAGTCTTCTCCGAGCACTCCGCCGGAAGATGATGATAGCTCGAAGAAGATGAAACCGAACGAGAAGCCTGTTACGGGTGTGAGGAGCATGAGAAGGACGACCAAAGGTCGCCCGGCGGCCAATGCTGCTTCACAGTCCACGAACGTGAAAAAATCCGGCGGGACGACGGCGAACAAGCCAGAAGCTTCGAAAATGGAGGAAGAAACGAGTAGCATAGACAAGAAACGAGGCGCCGCTGACTTCTTGAAGAGGATTAAGAAGAATTCAGCGACGAAGGAAACGTTAGAGGATAATAGCAGTAGTAAAAGGGTGCAGCAAAAGAGAAAGGCGGGAACCGAGGAAAAGAgagcgccgccgccgccggtgaAAGAGGCCAAGGTGGTGGAGAACAGTCCATCGAAGAGGAGCGTTGGGCGGCCGGCAAAGAGAGGTAGGGAAGCCGCGACTTCCCCGCCTGCGGGGAAGCGTGGAAAGGAAACTAATAGTACCTCGAAGGAAGGTTCTTCAAAACGACCACAGAAACGTTCTAGGAGGTAA
- the LOC115996480 gene encoding homeobox-leucine zipper protein HOX11-like isoform X3, with amino-acid sequence MIRNMELGLSLGDSSSKPAEDHHNHHRPRTVSSKKDGLNFCMALGILSSADIEERPGNARKPPKQNDSDDHISNDNDDQTASEEEEEEGGHCRALVPIRGSSENGSSGNMELQTTARGFNVSRLPKTATEEVSSSFCMESSIFKRGGSGMLSICEAAGEAAERASSRAASDEDENNGGVNNARKKLRLSKQQSAFLEESFKENHTLNPKQKLALAKQLNLRPRQVEVWFQNRRARTKLKQTEIDCDYLKRCCETLTEENRRLHKELQELRALKTSNPFYSNLPATTLTMCPSCERVATTTTTTATVTTAIATISDSYPTATATVATATNPESIPKAIPFLTRAGSFPFTTSHNHAPS; translated from the exons ATGATACGAAATATGGAGCTGGGATTGAGCTTAGGAGATTCATCGTCCAAACCTGCAGAAGACCACCACAATCATCATCGTCCTCGTACCGTCAGTTCTAAGAAAGATGGTCTGAATTTCTGCATGGCTTTGGGCATCTTATCATCGGCCGACATTGAAGAACGGCCTGGAAATGCTCGAAAGCCGCCTAAGCAAAACGATTCCGACGATCATATCTCCAACGACAACGACGATCAGACTGCGtcggaggaagaagaagaagaagggggcCATTGTAGAGCTTTAGTGCCGATAAGAG GGAGTTCAGAGAATGGGTCGTCGGGGAATATGGAGCTGCAGACGACGGCGAGGGGATTCAACGTCAGCAGGTTGCCTAAGACGGCGACGGAGGAGGTGTCGTCTTCGTTCTGTATGGAGTCTAGCATTTTCAAACGCGGTGGGAGTGGTATGCTATCAATCTGTGAAGCCGCCGGAGAGGCGGCGGAGAGGGCGTCTTCTAGAGCCGCCAGCGATGAGGACGAGAATAACGGCGGCGTTAATAATGCTAGGAAAAAGCTCAGGCTTTCCAAACAGCAGTCGGCTTTTCTTGAAGAAAGCTTCAAAGAAAACCACACTCTCAACCCG AAACAGAAACTTGCACTTGCTAAACAACTAAACCTTCGACCACGTCAAGTTGAAGTCTGGTTTCAAAACCGAAGAGCCAG GACGAAGTTGAAGCAAACAGAGATTGATTGTGATTACCTGAAGAGATGTTGTGAGACACTAACGGAAGAGAATAGAAGACTTCACAAGGAATTGCAAGAGCTAAGAGCTTTAAAGACTTCTAATCCATTTTACTCGAATCTCCCAGCCACCACTCTTACCATGTGTCCGTCTTGTGAAAGGGTGGCGacgaccaccaccaccaccgccactgTGACCACTGCTATTGCAACAATTTCCGATTCCTACCCCACTGCCACGGCTACAGTTGCCACTGCTACCAATCCCGAGTCTATCCCCAAAGCCATTCCATTTCTTACTAGGGCAGGAAGTTTCCCATTCACGACTAGCCATAATCATGCACCTTCATGA
- the LOC115997000 gene encoding uncharacterized protein LOC115997000, with amino-acid sequence MGDNSLDGMMTDLDMNHDPSDPGPPSDPVLGFGSFLNDLQTAYNRIGERIDSFLNDLGTAHNNVIEERIRQLEAVTARVRARNTWRQARNSVGVNSVLVEENVYVEGSGDVAGMNVVPGRGCKRDSSHLVAKALAMDSETGKVEKDVQGFFDCNICLEMAREPVLTCCGHLYCWMCFFQLPYVYSTMKECPVCKGEVTDATVIPIYGNGNRNYEKELESGLKIPPRPKAQRVESVRQQRGGRGLSHIRVAQALGRIRASMGLGDQPQQQLSGGSNVSSITGSQESQNPNSNSPVFSRVRVRILSENSASLSSQGDNAQRIFEDFAPSTGPSQQRISAPGLPIGDDVMRDVDSFGRDDTFPRTERQVLDSTTEINSPASIPSSSRASDVSDSVTRLENLITATLAEINMHVRPASSSSSSQRRLSLLRLSDIDSLVSRETRRRRLN; translated from the coding sequence ATGGGTGATAATTCTTTGGATGGTATGATGACGGATCTTGATATGAACCACGACCCGTCCGACCCGGGCCCGCCTTCTGACCCGGTTTTAGGGTTTGGGTCTTTCTTGAATGATTTACAGACTGCCTATAATAGAATAGGGGAGAGGATTGATTCTTTCTTGAATGATTTAGGAACTGCCCATAATAATGTAATAGAGGAGAGAATCAGACAGCTGGAGGCTGTCACTGCTAGAGTTAGGGCACGAAATACTTGGCGTCAGGCTAGAAATTCCGTGGGAGTAAATAGCGTGTTAGTTGAAGAGAATGTTTATGTAGAAGGTAGCGGGGATGTGGCGGGAATGAATGTGGTTCCGGGGAGGGGATGCAAAAGGGACAGTAGCCATTTGGTGGCGAAGGCGTTAGCAATGGATTCTGAGACGGGGAAGGTTGAGAAGGATGTTCAGGGATTTTTTGATTGTAATATATGCTTAGAGATGGCCCGGGAGCCTGTTTTGACTTGCTGTGGTCACTTGTATTGTTGGATGTGTTTTTTTCAGTTGCCATATGTTTATTCCACGATGAAGGAGTGCCCGGTTTGCAAAGGTGAGGTGACGGATGCCACGGTTATTCCCATTTATGGTAATGGAAACAGGAACTACGAGAAAGAATTGGAGTCGGGTTTGAAGATACCTCCAAGGCCGAAAGCACAACGAGTTGAGAGTGTTAGGCAACAGCGTGGGGGACGGGGCTTGTCTCATATTCGGGTTGCACAAGCACTCGGGCGAATTAGGGCTAGCATGGGATTGGGCGATCAGCCCCAGCAACAACTGTCGGGTGGTTCTAATGTTAGTTCCATAACGGGTTCTCAGGAGTCTCAAAATCCAAATAGCAATAGCCCGGTGTTTTCCCGTGTGCGTGTGAGAATATTATCCGAAAATTCCGCTTCCTTGTCATCACAAGGAGATAACGCACAGAGAATATTTGAGGACTTTGCGCCAAGTACTGGCCCGAGCCAACAAAGAATCAGTGCACCGGGTTTACCGATTGGTGATGATGTGATGAGGGATGTTGACTCTTTTGGAAGGGATGACACGTTTCCACGCACAGAGCGTCAAGTTCTGGATTCAACCACAGAGATAAACTCTCCTGCATCAATTCCTTCGTCTTCCCGAGCAAGTGACGTTTCTGATTCCGTTACACGATTGGAAAACCTAATAACAGCTACTCTTGCCGAAATTAATATGCATGTTCGccctgcttcttcttcttcttcttctcaaagAAGACTTAGTTTATTGAGGCTTTCAGACATTGACAGTCTAGTTTCTCGTGAAACTAGGAGAAGAAGATTAAATTAA
- the LOC115996480 gene encoding homeobox-leucine zipper protein HOX11-like isoform X2, which translates to MIRNMELGLSLGDSSSKPAEDHHNHHRPRTVSSKKDGLNFCMALGILSSADIEERPGNARKPPKQNDSDDHISNDNDDQTASEEEEEEGGHCRALVPIRGSLQLDLLPLAPVPVSRHHPFPWSSDNGSSENGSSGNMELQTTARGFNVSRLPKTATEEVSSSFCMESSIFKRGGSGMLSICEAAGEAAERASSRAASDEDENNGGVNNARKKLRLSKQQSAFLEESFKENHTLNPKLALAKQLNLRPRQVEVWFQNRRARTKLKQTEIDCDYLKRCCETLTEENRRLHKELQELRALKTSNPFYSNLPATTLTMCPSCERVATTTTTTATVTTAIATISDSYPTATATVATATNPESIPKAIPFLTRAGSFPFTTSHNHAPS; encoded by the exons ATGATACGAAATATGGAGCTGGGATTGAGCTTAGGAGATTCATCGTCCAAACCTGCAGAAGACCACCACAATCATCATCGTCCTCGTACCGTCAGTTCTAAGAAAGATGGTCTGAATTTCTGCATGGCTTTGGGCATCTTATCATCGGCCGACATTGAAGAACGGCCTGGAAATGCTCGAAAGCCGCCTAAGCAAAACGATTCCGACGATCATATCTCCAACGACAACGACGATCAGACTGCGtcggaggaagaagaagaagaagggggcCATTGTAGAGCTTTAGTGCCGATAAGAGGTTCTCTTCAGCTCGATCTTCTCCCTCTCGCTCCTGTTCCTGTTTCTCGCCATCATCCCTTTCCTTGGTCTTCTGATAATG GGAGTTCAGAGAATGGGTCGTCGGGGAATATGGAGCTGCAGACGACGGCGAGGGGATTCAACGTCAGCAGGTTGCCTAAGACGGCGACGGAGGAGGTGTCGTCTTCGTTCTGTATGGAGTCTAGCATTTTCAAACGCGGTGGGAGTGGTATGCTATCAATCTGTGAAGCCGCCGGAGAGGCGGCGGAGAGGGCGTCTTCTAGAGCCGCCAGCGATGAGGACGAGAATAACGGCGGCGTTAATAATGCTAGGAAAAAGCTCAGGCTTTCCAAACAGCAGTCGGCTTTTCTTGAAGAAAGCTTCAAAGAAAACCACACTCTCAACCCG AAACTTGCACTTGCTAAACAACTAAACCTTCGACCACGTCAAGTTGAAGTCTGGTTTCAAAACCGAAGAGCCAG GACGAAGTTGAAGCAAACAGAGATTGATTGTGATTACCTGAAGAGATGTTGTGAGACACTAACGGAAGAGAATAGAAGACTTCACAAGGAATTGCAAGAGCTAAGAGCTTTAAAGACTTCTAATCCATTTTACTCGAATCTCCCAGCCACCACTCTTACCATGTGTCCGTCTTGTGAAAGGGTGGCGacgaccaccaccaccaccgccactgTGACCACTGCTATTGCAACAATTTCCGATTCCTACCCCACTGCCACGGCTACAGTTGCCACTGCTACCAATCCCGAGTCTATCCCCAAAGCCATTCCATTTCTTACTAGGGCAGGAAGTTTCCCATTCACGACTAGCCATAATCATGCACCTTCATGA
- the LOC115996479 gene encoding protein EMSY-LIKE 4-like isoform X4 gives MEKLIWRLRFTSSRKKHIEKESLITELRKELRLSNEEHRELLNRVDSDDDIRRIREWKQSTGHQPGILNNRQTVHDLVPSSTVSASRRKHKTASALPSHSFAGPSPSFHPEPVTAANQRSSSMANKGLTMGPKGKNQKPSMPGASKMQYPPKTSGRGQFVNRISEPVESASLDPLVGRKVRTRWPDDNNFYEAVITEYDPEKGTHCLVYDKGTPDATMEWVKFSEIPPEDIQWLDGPGLWLNRATGHDSSPGTGRGRGLTKTQSRKDMKPSQNGSADIRLLHTDTIIEEVERVFSAPHPEPVELGEAMEVLKEHEQSLMNAIATLEMISDGESDESGRYDLEQ, from the exons AAATGAAGAACACAGGGAACTTCTTAATAGAGTAGATTCTGATGATGATATACGAAGAATAAG GGAGTGGAAACAATCCACTGGACATCAACCGGGCATACTTAATAATCGCCAAACTGTTCATGATTTGGTACCTAGTTCAACTGTCTCAGCTTCACGGAGAAAACATAAAACAGCCTCCGCTTTACCTTCTCATTCCTTTGCTGGACCATCGCCTAGTTTCCACCCAGAGCCAGTTACTGCAGCAAACCAGCGGTCTTCATCAATGGCAAATAAAGGGCTTACCATGGGGCCTAAAGGAAAAAATCAGAAGCCT AGTATGCCTGGTGCATCAAAAATGCAATATCCTCCTAAAACTTCTGGAAGAGGTCAGTTTGTTAATCGGATTTCTGAACCTGTTGAAAGTGCATCATTGGACCCGTTGGTTGGAAGGAAAGTAAGGACTAGATGGCCTGATGATAATAACTTCTATGAGGCTGTCATAACTGAATATGATCCAGAAAAG GGGACACATTGTCTTGTTTATGACAAGGGGACTCCAGATGCTACAATGGAATGGGTCAAATTCTCTGAG ATTCCCCCAGAGGATATACAATGGCTCGACGGACCTGGCCTTTGGCTCAATAGAGCCACTGGTCATGATAGTTCTCCGGGCACTGGGAGAGGTAGGGGTTTGACTAAAACGCAGTCCAGAAAGGATATGAAGCCATCACAGAATGGCTCAGCTGATATTCGGTTACTCCATACAGATACGATAATCGAGGAG GTGGAGAGGGTGTTCAGTGCTCCACATCCTGAACCTGTGGAGCTTGGTGAGGCAATGGAAGTGCTGAAG GAACATGAACAATCATTAATGAATGCCATTGCAACGCTTGAAATGATCTCTGATGGTGAAAGCG ATGAAAGCGGCCGTTACGATCTTGAGCAATAG
- the LOC115996480 gene encoding homeobox-leucine zipper protein HOX11-like isoform X1: MIRNMELGLSLGDSSSKPAEDHHNHHRPRTVSSKKDGLNFCMALGILSSADIEERPGNARKPPKQNDSDDHISNDNDDQTASEEEEEEGGHCRALVPIRGSLQLDLLPLAPVPVSRHHPFPWSSDNGSSENGSSGNMELQTTARGFNVSRLPKTATEEVSSSFCMESSIFKRGGSGMLSICEAAGEAAERASSRAASDEDENNGGVNNARKKLRLSKQQSAFLEESFKENHTLNPKQKLALAKQLNLRPRQVEVWFQNRRARTKLKQTEIDCDYLKRCCETLTEENRRLHKELQELRALKTSNPFYSNLPATTLTMCPSCERVATTTTTTATVTTAIATISDSYPTATATVATATNPESIPKAIPFLTRAGSFPFTTSHNHAPS, from the exons ATGATACGAAATATGGAGCTGGGATTGAGCTTAGGAGATTCATCGTCCAAACCTGCAGAAGACCACCACAATCATCATCGTCCTCGTACCGTCAGTTCTAAGAAAGATGGTCTGAATTTCTGCATGGCTTTGGGCATCTTATCATCGGCCGACATTGAAGAACGGCCTGGAAATGCTCGAAAGCCGCCTAAGCAAAACGATTCCGACGATCATATCTCCAACGACAACGACGATCAGACTGCGtcggaggaagaagaagaagaagggggcCATTGTAGAGCTTTAGTGCCGATAAGAGGTTCTCTTCAGCTCGATCTTCTCCCTCTCGCTCCTGTTCCTGTTTCTCGCCATCATCCCTTTCCTTGGTCTTCTGATAATG GGAGTTCAGAGAATGGGTCGTCGGGGAATATGGAGCTGCAGACGACGGCGAGGGGATTCAACGTCAGCAGGTTGCCTAAGACGGCGACGGAGGAGGTGTCGTCTTCGTTCTGTATGGAGTCTAGCATTTTCAAACGCGGTGGGAGTGGTATGCTATCAATCTGTGAAGCCGCCGGAGAGGCGGCGGAGAGGGCGTCTTCTAGAGCCGCCAGCGATGAGGACGAGAATAACGGCGGCGTTAATAATGCTAGGAAAAAGCTCAGGCTTTCCAAACAGCAGTCGGCTTTTCTTGAAGAAAGCTTCAAAGAAAACCACACTCTCAACCCG AAACAGAAACTTGCACTTGCTAAACAACTAAACCTTCGACCACGTCAAGTTGAAGTCTGGTTTCAAAACCGAAGAGCCAG GACGAAGTTGAAGCAAACAGAGATTGATTGTGATTACCTGAAGAGATGTTGTGAGACACTAACGGAAGAGAATAGAAGACTTCACAAGGAATTGCAAGAGCTAAGAGCTTTAAAGACTTCTAATCCATTTTACTCGAATCTCCCAGCCACCACTCTTACCATGTGTCCGTCTTGTGAAAGGGTGGCGacgaccaccaccaccaccgccactgTGACCACTGCTATTGCAACAATTTCCGATTCCTACCCCACTGCCACGGCTACAGTTGCCACTGCTACCAATCCCGAGTCTATCCCCAAAGCCATTCCATTTCTTACTAGGGCAGGAAGTTTCCCATTCACGACTAGCCATAATCATGCACCTTCATGA